One Chordicoccus furentiruminis DNA window includes the following coding sequences:
- a CDS encoding glycosyltransferase family 4 protein, producing the protein MNIIYLFRSQEQKLYSVERVFHSIIPQIAKRADVEEQYMPRYRARPDSILENLRFAKRLNGDVIHITGDVYYAALSTPSDKTIVTVLDMVSLENSSGFKRAIIKLLWYRYPLKKCKYITCISEKTKQELLGAFPNLANKTFVVECPVSDEYVFLPRKFNKDHPVILQIGTKDNKNLIRLAEAVDGIDCELIIVGKLKDEQIQALEQHSVEYTNVYHITDAEMVELYRNCDMLAFVSTYEGFGVPIIEAQATGRPVITSNIEPMVSVAGDGAVLVNPLDVSDIRRGILRIINDNEYREGIVNAGKQNALRFSTEAIAKKYYKLYEKVIQSEGSKV; encoded by the coding sequence ATGAATATTATATATCTGTTCAGAAGTCAGGAACAAAAACTATATAGTGTTGAAAGAGTGTTCCATTCCATCATCCCACAAATAGCAAAGAGGGCAGATGTTGAGGAACAGTACATGCCAAGATATAGAGCACGTCCTGACTCCATTCTTGAGAATTTGAGATTTGCAAAGAGACTTAATGGAGATGTAATTCACATTACGGGGGATGTGTATTATGCCGCCTTAAGTACGCCTAGTGACAAGACTATTGTTACAGTTCTTGACATGGTTTCGCTCGAAAACAGTAGCGGATTTAAAAGGGCGATAATTAAACTGTTATGGTATAGGTATCCATTAAAAAAGTGCAAATATATAACTTGCATTTCGGAAAAGACAAAACAGGAGCTGTTGGGTGCTTTCCCAAATCTTGCAAACAAAACATTTGTAGTTGAATGCCCTGTAAGCGATGAATATGTTTTTTTACCTAGAAAATTCAATAAGGACCATCCAGTAATTTTGCAGATTGGAACAAAAGATAATAAGAATCTTATTCGTCTTGCAGAGGCAGTGGACGGGATAGATTGTGAATTAATAATTGTGGGAAAGTTAAAAGATGAACAGATTCAGGCATTGGAGCAGCATTCTGTAGAGTATACCAATGTTTATCACATAACTGACGCGGAAATGGTGGAGCTGTATCGTAACTGTGATATGCTAGCTTTTGTGTCTACATATGAGGGCTTCGGAGTTCCAATTATTGAGGCTCAAGCCACCGGTCGCCCAGTGATCACAAGTAACATCGAACCTATGGTTAGTGTCGCTGGTGATGGAGCAGTGTTAGTGAATCCCTTAGATGTTTCAGATATTAGACGAGGTATTCTACGCATTATCAACGATAATGAATACAGAGAAGGAATAGTAAACGCAGGTAAGCAAAATGCTTTGAGATTTTCAACAGAAGCAATTGCAAAAAAATATTATAAACTATACGAAAAAGTTATTCAGTCGGAGGGTTCCAAGGTATGA
- a CDS encoding glycosyltransferase: MKILIVMGGFFPGKKYGGPPVSIDNFCSLMKEHECFIVTREHDLFETKRFESIREGWNDRGNCKVLYVPDSEYNKTTFERVISEKKPDILYLQGFFQPCVLPCLQLAKKHSLPVLLAPRGELCAGAFNLKKWKKLPYLEMVRAVGLAKNIHWQSTSGEETEAIKQLMKVADDRIHRLDNIPSISKQEYPRREKIAGKGRFVFLSRIHPKKNLLYAISLFKEIKGKVEFDIYGPIEDEDYWKQCQDEMKKLPENVKVNYIGLVGHDQVHEVFSQYDAFMFPTLSENYGHVIAESLIVGTPVIISDQTPWRGLEEAGAGWDIALDDRDKYVEAINKIIQKNQSENDNSIAKIKKYVEARLKKDELYEKYMRAIYAVGMDK; this comes from the coding sequence ATGAAGATTCTGATTGTTATGGGAGGTTTCTTTCCGGGGAAAAAATATGGAGGGCCACCTGTTAGTATAGACAATTTTTGCTCTTTAATGAAAGAGCATGAATGTTTTATTGTCACTCGAGAACATGACCTTTTTGAAACTAAGCGATTCGAAAGCATCCGCGAAGGATGGAATGATCGTGGAAATTGTAAGGTTCTTTATGTTCCTGATTCGGAGTATAACAAGACTACGTTTGAAAGAGTTATTTCGGAAAAGAAACCAGATATCCTTTATCTTCAAGGCTTTTTCCAGCCGTGTGTACTGCCGTGCCTTCAACTCGCTAAAAAACATAGTCTTCCTGTCCTCTTGGCTCCACGTGGTGAATTGTGTGCGGGGGCTTTCAATCTGAAGAAATGGAAGAAGTTACCATATTTAGAGATGGTTAGAGCCGTTGGACTCGCTAAGAATATTCACTGGCAATCGACAAGCGGAGAAGAGACAGAGGCAATAAAACAGCTTATGAAAGTTGCTGATGACCGTATTCATCGCTTAGACAATATTCCATCAATATCAAAGCAAGAGTATCCAAGAAGAGAGAAGATTGCAGGAAAAGGACGCTTTGTATTCCTCTCACGTATTCATCCGAAGAAGAATCTATTGTATGCCATCTCACTTTTCAAGGAGATAAAAGGAAAAGTAGAATTTGATATCTATGGGCCGATTGAAGATGAAGATTACTGGAAGCAGTGTCAAGATGAGATGAAGAAGCTGCCTGAGAATGTGAAAGTGAATTATATAGGATTGGTTGGACATGACCAGGTGCATGAGGTGTTTAGCCAGTATGATGCCTTCATGTTTCCGACACTTAGCGAAAATTATGGACACGTGATCGCTGAGAGTTTGATAGTGGGAACACCTGTAATTATCAGTGATCAAACGCCGTGGAGAGGGCTAGAAGAAGCTGGAGCAGGATGGGACATTGCGTTAGATGATAGAGACAAATATGTAGAAGCAATAAATAAGATAATTCAAAAAAATCAATCAGAAAATGATAACTCAATTGCAAAAATTAAAAAATATGTAGAGGCTAGACTTAAGAAAGATGAACTCTACGAGAAGTATATGAGAGCAATATATGCGGTAGGGATGGATAAATGA
- a CDS encoding flippase translates to MSERRPASVKTNFIYNLLSNLITILAPLITTPYISRVLGVDGVGTYSFTYSNVTYFVLLATLGTTTFAQREIASQRNNSYRVSQIFWEVIVFRIALSVFSIGIYLAVFQRTGTNSLILAQSVNIVCVMFDITWLFQGLQEFKKTALRSITIKLIFVLFTFVFIKKPEDLTLYAIGYALIQVIANASLWLYLPKYLEKCRISIKGIVSNIWPSFLLFIPTVATQIYTVLDKSMIGFMTETSTQNGLYEQAEKIVRMGLTVYTAYGAVVAPKIATLKSERQDVEIKNQLKTSIRVMWLIVLPMTAGVIAISKSFVPWFYGEGYEGVAPLLRIFSLLFIAVGLSNVLAVQYLVPVKKQNIFTLSVVSGAIINFLMNYFMIQKYYAIGAAISSVIAETIITSIQMYYVISKERLFTIKEIFKPALPYFVYSLVMLGVTLTISHFMPATVVASVLIVIVGVCIYLGLLIFNKDSVAMGFVNTFIGKVKR, encoded by the coding sequence ATGAGCGAGAGACGCCCCGCATCAGTCAAAACAAACTTTATATACAATCTGCTCAGCAATTTGATCACGATTCTTGCGCCCCTTATAACAACACCGTATATTTCAAGGGTATTGGGCGTAGATGGCGTTGGAACATACAGCTTCACTTATTCCAACGTCACATATTTCGTTCTTCTTGCAACTTTAGGAACTACGACGTTTGCTCAAAGGGAAATTGCTTCACAAAGAAACAATTCATATAGAGTCAGTCAAATCTTTTGGGAAGTCATTGTATTTAGAATAGCACTGTCCGTGTTCTCTATTGGGATATATCTTGCGGTATTTCAAAGGACTGGAACAAACTCATTGATCCTGGCACAAAGCGTCAACATTGTTTGTGTAATGTTTGACATTACATGGCTTTTTCAAGGGCTGCAGGAGTTTAAGAAAACCGCTCTCCGGAGCATAACTATCAAGCTTATATTTGTCCTTTTTACGTTTGTTTTTATAAAGAAACCGGAAGACTTAACACTATATGCTATTGGTTATGCATTAATACAAGTGATAGCTAATGCCAGTCTGTGGTTGTATCTTCCAAAGTACTTGGAGAAGTGCAGGATATCAATCAAAGGGATAGTTTCAAATATATGGCCATCGTTCCTTTTATTTATCCCAACTGTTGCTACGCAAATATACACAGTTCTGGATAAGTCGATGATAGGCTTTATGACTGAAACAAGCACACAAAATGGTCTTTATGAACAAGCAGAGAAAATCGTGAGAATGGGTCTAACTGTCTACACAGCTTATGGCGCAGTCGTTGCACCCAAAATCGCCACCTTAAAGTCTGAACGGCAAGATGTTGAAATTAAAAATCAGCTAAAAACTAGCATCCGTGTAATGTGGTTGATTGTCCTTCCAATGACTGCCGGTGTAATTGCTATATCTAAGAGTTTTGTTCCTTGGTTTTATGGGGAAGGATATGAGGGGGTTGCGCCCCTATTAAGGATTTTTTCTTTGTTGTTCATTGCTGTTGGCCTTAGTAATGTATTGGCAGTTCAATACCTTGTTCCGGTAAAAAAACAGAATATATTTACGCTGTCTGTTGTGTCGGGAGCAATTATTAATTTTTTGATGAACTATTTTATGATACAAAAATATTATGCGATAGGTGCTGCAATTTCTTCTGTGATAGCAGAAACGATTATAACATCAATTCAAATGTATTATGTTATATCAAAAGAACGATTATTCACGATTAAAGAGATATTTAAACCAGCTTTACCGTACTTTGTCTATTCTCTCGTGATGTTGGGTGTTACATTGACAATCTCGCATTTTATGCCTGCCACTGTCGTTGCTTCAGTTTTAATCGTTATAGTTGGAGTATGCATATATTTAGGACTTCTTATCTTTAATAAAGATAGTGTTGCAATGGGCTTTGTTAATACCTTTATTGGCAAGGTCAAAAGGTAG
- a CDS encoding type I phosphomannose isomerase catalytic subunit, whose translation MNRIPFMLSPASKNYLWGGSRLNDDFNFGLPVYPLAEAWVCSTHPDGESYADSEKLSEALKAYPEYLGTHALQLTCGKPELPILIKLIDAKRDLSVQVHPDDEYAKKEGQWGKTEMWYVLAAKPGAELVYGFNRDVDAKQIKEAVENGTIGSLLNHIPVRKDDLFFVEPGTVHAIGAGCLIAEIQQSSNLTYRLYDYGRVGKDGKPRELHLEKALDVANLKSSAAPRQPMRVLKYKNGCASELLTRCKYFQVERLLLNTEGRKLAEFQTGKNSFHALLCTDGCGNISGDGTDGENFNLNFFKGDCVFVPAESIPLKLHGRAQILNVSC comes from the coding sequence ATGAATAGAATTCCCTTTATGCTGTCTCCCGCCTCAAAAAACTACCTTTGGGGCGGAAGTCGTCTAAATGATGATTTTAATTTTGGCCTTCCGGTATACCCCCTCGCGGAGGCTTGGGTGTGTTCAACACATCCGGACGGGGAGAGTTACGCCGATAGCGAAAAATTGAGTGAAGCGCTGAAGGCATATCCCGAGTATCTTGGAACTCACGCTCTTCAACTGACGTGTGGAAAGCCGGAACTTCCGATCTTGATAAAATTGATCGATGCGAAGAGGGATCTGTCTGTTCAAGTCCACCCCGATGATGAATACGCGAAAAAGGAGGGCCAGTGGGGCAAGACCGAGATGTGGTATGTCTTGGCTGCAAAACCAGGAGCTGAATTAGTGTATGGGTTTAACCGGGATGTGGATGCGAAGCAGATCAAGGAAGCCGTGGAAAACGGTACAATCGGTTCCCTTCTCAACCACATCCCTGTCCGCAAAGATGATTTGTTCTTCGTGGAACCGGGAACCGTCCACGCTATCGGAGCGGGATGCCTGATTGCGGAAATCCAGCAGTCATCCAACCTGACATACCGACTCTATGATTATGGAAGGGTCGGGAAAGATGGAAAACCGCGAGAACTGCATCTTGAAAAGGCGCTAGATGTGGCTAACCTCAAATCGTCTGCTGCTCCTCGCCAGCCGATGAGAGTGTTGAAGTATAAAAACGGCTGTGCGAGTGAGTTGCTTACCCGCTGCAAATATTTTCAGGTGGAAAGACTGCTGTTGAATACAGAAGGGCGTAAACTGGCCGAGTTCCAGACTGGAAAGAATAGTTTCCATGCTCTGCTTTGTACTGATGGTTGCGGGAATATTTCTGGAGACGGCACTGATGGGGAAAACTTTAATCTGAACTTCTTCAAAGGAGATTGCGTATTTGTTCCGGCTGAAAGTATCCCACTTAAGCTGCATGGCCGCGCACAGATTCTTAATGTAAGTTGCTGA
- a CDS encoding GDP-mannose 4,6-dehydratase, producing MKALITGSKGFIGSHLSAELEANGYELIKCDIAEGDGIVAMNIMDQAMVQRVLEKYQPDVLINMAGQANVGLSWIKPQFTVELNTIGLINILESARTVDPKMRVIAVGSSDEYGNLREIGANVTEDIPVKPITPYAISKQAQELFAQLYVNSYGMDICMVRLFNLGGAGQMKGYMIADFASGVADVEAGKSTQMSVGNLTSARDFTHVKDACRAVRLIAEKGHKGEVYNICSGVTHTAQEVLDKLIGMAKVDVKVVQDPARMRPSDTPVVCGNHDKLTEHTGWKPEMGLDKILQDALNYWRNI from the coding sequence ATGAAAGCCTTAATTACTGGAAGCAAGGGCTTTATAGGCTCTCATCTCAGCGCCGAGCTTGAAGCAAATGGATACGAATTAATTAAGTGTGACATTGCCGAAGGCGACGGTATCGTTGCCATGAACATTATGGATCAGGCTATGGTTCAACGTGTTCTGGAGAAGTACCAACCGGATGTGCTGATTAATATGGCGGGACAGGCTAATGTCGGTTTGTCCTGGATTAAACCACAGTTTACTGTTGAACTTAACACAATAGGCCTGATCAATATCCTGGAATCTGCAAGAACAGTGGATCCTAAAATGCGCGTGATTGCAGTAGGAAGCTCTGATGAATACGGAAACTTAAGAGAGATTGGCGCCAATGTAACAGAGGACATCCCTGTGAAACCAATCACTCCTTATGCCATTTCAAAGCAGGCACAAGAACTCTTCGCACAACTCTATGTAAATTCATATGGTATGGATATCTGCATGGTCCGGTTGTTCAATCTTGGCGGTGCAGGTCAGATGAAGGGCTATATGATTGCTGATTTTGCTTCTGGCGTTGCTGATGTAGAAGCAGGGAAGAGTACACAGATGTCAGTAGGAAATCTCACTAGTGCTCGAGATTTTACTCATGTCAAGGATGCCTGTAGAGCGGTGAGACTGATAGCTGAAAAGGGACATAAAGGAGAAGTTTATAACATCTGCTCTGGTGTCACTCATACAGCCCAGGAAGTTTTAGATAAGCTGATAGGGATGGCAAAGGTTGACGTGAAGGTTGTGCAGGATCCGGCAAGAATGCGGCCAAGTGACACACCTGTTGTTTGTGGAAATCACGATAAGCTGACAGAACATACAGGTTGGAAGCCTGAAATGGGCTTAGATAAAATACTACAAGATGCATTGAACTATTGGAGAAATATATAA
- a CDS encoding glycosyltransferase has product MRPIIISGAELCVDKISGIQRYMVESLRNIDLCLQDNPQVFEVRLCYPEGRQLLIDDFKAIKMIPLRYNGKGWNTKVMKHYVDNEHGIFCGFSNNITLCKDSIILLHDIRRLETFAYDSFKACMNYRITCGLISLFAKTIVTVSEYQQRAICSKLHKPQKSVEVFYAGYEHIERVDCDVSVFDTFPLIEKDNYYYSLGSIAKHKNYNWILEVAKRNPDKQFVVAGSQLKEKWGTSADDFKHVNIIYVGYVTDEQNKALLKECKAFLQPSFYEGFGLPPLEALVLGKPIMVSSATCLPEIYEGIATIFDPNDYSIDLNDIHIPTFDEISKMKNRYSWKRVAADWVELFRKSCEVEA; this is encoded by the coding sequence ATGAGGCCAATAATAATATCAGGTGCCGAATTATGTGTAGATAAAATAAGTGGCATTCAAAGATATATGGTTGAAAGCCTAAGAAACATTGATTTATGCCTTCAAGACAATCCACAAGTGTTCGAGGTAAGATTATGCTATCCAGAAGGCAGACAACTGCTTATAGATGATTTTAAAGCAATAAAGATGATTCCACTTCGATATAATGGAAAAGGTTGGAACACTAAAGTTATGAAGCATTATGTCGACAATGAACATGGTATCTTTTGCGGATTCTCTAATAATATTACGCTATGCAAGGACAGCATCATTCTTCTTCATGATATTAGACGTTTAGAGACTTTTGCGTATGATTCTTTTAAGGCGTGTATGAATTATAGGATTACATGCGGGTTGATTTCACTTTTTGCGAAAACGATAGTGACAGTTTCAGAATATCAACAAAGGGCCATTTGCTCAAAACTTCATAAACCGCAGAAATCAGTAGAAGTTTTCTATGCGGGCTATGAACATATTGAACGCGTAGACTGCGACGTTTCAGTGTTTGATACTTTTCCGCTTATCGAAAAAGATAACTATTATTATTCTCTCGGGAGCATTGCGAAACATAAAAATTATAATTGGATTTTGGAAGTTGCAAAAAGAAACCCTGATAAACAATTCGTTGTTGCTGGAAGTCAATTAAAGGAAAAATGGGGAACCTCTGCTGACGATTTTAAACATGTAAACATAATTTATGTTGGGTATGTGACTGACGAACAGAACAAAGCACTTTTAAAGGAATGCAAGGCATTCTTACAACCTTCATTCTATGAAGGATTTGGTCTTCCGCCTTTAGAAGCACTGGTTCTCGGAAAGCCTATTATGGTATCCTCTGCCACATGCTTGCCGGAAATATATGAAGGAATAGCGACTATTTTTGATCCCAATGATTACTCTATAGACTTGAATGACATACACATTCCAACATTTGATGAGATATCGAAAATGAAAAACAGGTACAGTTGGAAGAGAGTTGCCGCTGATTGGGTTGAACTGTTTAGAAAGAGTTGTGAGGTTGAAGCATGA
- a CDS encoding sugar phosphate nucleotidyltransferase, translating to MNIILLSGGSGKRLWPLSNEVRSKQFLKIYKLEDGSYESMVQRVYRQIKSVDSDAKITIATSKSQVSSILNQLGGQVGLSVEPSRRDTFPAIALAVAYMHDVLGVDSEDSVSVCPADHYVEPEYYRVAERLGQQALKGEADLVLMGIQPTYPSDKYGYIIPCGTEEVDWVEQFKEKPDEETAKGYIARGALWNAGVFAFKLKYVLNTAERLFGTSGYSELLKRYNELTKISFDYAVVEKTEKIQVIRYSGEWRDIGSWSMLSQTMTDETVGKVITDENCENSHVINDLDIPILCMGLKDITVAASPDGILIADNQGADQIKSYVEKIDQGVMYAEKSWGVFHVLDVGTDSLTIKVTMKANDHMNYHSHDHRDEVWTVVSGQGKTIVDGMEQPIGPGDVITIQAGCKHTVFSITDLVLIEVQLGENISASDKHKYEMP from the coding sequence ATGAATATCATTCTGTTATCGGGAGGTTCAGGAAAACGTCTTTGGCCTCTATCAAACGAAGTGAGGTCGAAACAATTTTTGAAAATCTATAAACTTGAAGATGGCTCTTACGAATCCATGGTTCAAAGAGTGTATCGCCAAATCAAATCAGTTGATTCTGATGCAAAGATTACCATCGCAACTTCAAAATCTCAGGTATCATCAATTCTTAATCAGCTTGGGGGTCAGGTTGGTCTTTCAGTAGAACCTAGTAGGCGGGATACCTTTCCTGCAATTGCATTAGCTGTCGCATATATGCATGATGTGCTGGGAGTAGACTCTGAGGATTCGGTCTCTGTATGTCCAGCGGATCACTATGTTGAACCTGAGTACTATAGAGTTGCTGAAAGATTAGGTCAACAAGCACTAAAGGGGGAAGCAGATCTCGTTCTTATGGGTATCCAACCGACCTATCCTAGTGACAAATATGGGTATATTATCCCCTGTGGAACCGAAGAAGTGGATTGGGTTGAGCAGTTTAAGGAGAAACCTGACGAAGAGACAGCTAAAGGCTATATAGCGAGAGGCGCTCTTTGGAATGCTGGTGTTTTTGCATTTAAGTTAAAATATGTCCTCAATACTGCTGAAAGGTTGTTTGGGACAAGTGGATACTCTGAACTACTCAAAAGGTATAATGAGCTGACAAAGATTAGTTTCGACTATGCTGTTGTAGAGAAAACAGAAAAAATTCAGGTGATCAGATATTCAGGGGAATGGCGCGATATTGGTTCATGGTCAATGTTATCACAGACGATGACAGACGAGACGGTCGGAAAAGTTATAACTGATGAGAATTGTGAGAACTCTCATGTGATTAATGACTTGGACATTCCAATTCTTTGTATGGGATTAAAAGACATAACTGTAGCTGCAAGCCCAGATGGGATTCTTATTGCAGATAATCAAGGTGCTGACCAGATAAAAAGTTATGTTGAGAAAATCGACCAAGGTGTAATGTATGCTGAAAAGTCATGGGGTGTATTTCACGTCTTAGATGTTGGAACTGATAGCTTAACAATTAAAGTAACTATGAAGGCGAATGATCATATGAACTACCATTCGCATGATCATCGTGATGAAGTTTGGACGGTTGTCTCAGGACAAGGGAAAACTATTGTAGATGGTATGGAGCAACCAATTGGACCAGGAGATGTTATTACAATTCAAGCTGGCTGCAAACATACGGTTTTTTCTATTACAGATTTAGTCCTTATTGAAGTCCAGTTGGGAGAAAACATAAGCGCTAGCGACAAACACAAGTATGAGATGCCATGA
- a CDS encoding glycosyltransferase family 4 protein — protein MNILFLSLGRYWSINESEGYTDLLREFIRHGDKIYILSPTERREGKETQLIEEENSVILKVKTGNIQKTNFIEKGISTVMIESQFLKAIKKYFSDVKFDLVLYPTPPITFVKVVEYVKKHDRAKTYLLLKDIFPQNAVDIGIMSTTGIKGLLYKYFRRKEKKLYQISDTIGCMSPANVQYVLDHNHEVEKSKVEVCPNVIEIVDKSIDGKTREKIRNKYGIPIDKKVFVYGGNLGRPQGIDFLIECIKSQKDNKNAFFFIVGDGTDYGKLEEFYNSSPQDNFKFMKRLPKEDYDTVVAASDVGLIFLDNRFTIPNFPSRLLGYMQAKLPVLACTDPNTDIGKVIVDGGFGWWCESNNIEAFGQLVTVAINADTSRLGEIGYEYLQDNYTVERGYEIIQRRLK, from the coding sequence ATGAATATTCTCTTTTTGAGTTTAGGACGATACTGGTCTATTAATGAGAGTGAAGGGTATACAGATCTCTTGAGGGAATTTATCCGTCACGGAGATAAAATATATATTCTTTCTCCTACCGAAAGGCGGGAAGGAAAGGAAACTCAGCTTATAGAGGAAGAAAACTCTGTAATTCTCAAAGTCAAAACAGGGAACATTCAAAAGACTAACTTTATTGAAAAAGGCATTAGTACAGTGATGATTGAATCGCAGTTTCTAAAAGCGATTAAGAAATACTTTTCTGATGTGAAATTTGACCTCGTTCTTTATCCGACACCACCCATCACATTTGTGAAAGTCGTTGAATATGTCAAGAAGCATGATAGAGCCAAGACTTATTTGCTTCTGAAAGACATTTTCCCACAGAACGCTGTGGATATCGGAATAATGAGTACAACAGGTATTAAAGGGCTTCTTTATAAATATTTCAGAAGGAAAGAGAAAAAGCTATATCAGATATCGGATACAATTGGATGTATGTCACCTGCTAACGTCCAGTATGTTCTTGACCACAATCATGAAGTGGAAAAGTCAAAAGTTGAAGTATGCCCAAATGTTATTGAGATAGTGGATAAGAGCATAGATGGAAAGACTAGAGAAAAGATAAGAAACAAATATGGCATCCCTATCGATAAGAAAGTATTCGTTTATGGCGGTAACCTTGGTCGTCCGCAGGGGATAGACTTCTTGATTGAGTGCATTAAAAGTCAAAAGGATAATAAAAATGCTTTCTTTTTTATCGTTGGTGACGGGACGGATTATGGAAAACTAGAAGAATTCTATAATAGTAGTCCTCAGGATAACTTCAAATTCATGAAACGACTTCCGAAGGAAGATTACGATACTGTTGTTGCGGCAAGTGATGTTGGCTTAATCTTCCTTGATAATAGATTTACGATTCCAAATTTCCCGAGTCGTTTACTGGGCTATATGCAAGCGAAGCTTCCAGTATTAGCTTGCACGGATCCCAATACAGATATCGGGAAAGTTATTGTAGATGGCGGATTCGGTTGGTGGTGTGAGAGCAATAATATAGAGGCTTTTGGACAATTAGTCACCGTAGCGATAAACGCGGATACTAGTAGACTTGGGGAAATTGGATACGAGTACCTACAGGACAATTATACTGTTGAGCGCGGCTATGAGATTATTCAAAGAAGGTTGAAGTGA
- the gmd gene encoding GDP-mannose 4,6-dehydratase, producing MKRALITGITGQDGSYLAELLLDKGYEVHGIVRRASVSTTARIDHILDKLIIHEGDLSDSSSIMRIVLKVQPDEIYNLAAQSHVQVSFDAAEYTGDVDALGVLRILEAVHTAGLDKTCRIYQASTSELYGKVEEVPQNENTPFHPYSPYAIAKQYGYWMIKEYREAYGMFACNGILFNHESERRGDNFVTRKITLAAGRIACGLQDHLELGNLDSLRDWGYAKDYVECMWLILQQDEPDDCVIATGVQHTVREFTTLAFANDGIELEWKGEGMDEKGYDKKTGKMVVCVNPKWYRPTDVVNLWGDPTKARTKLGWNPQKTSYEELCRIMAEHDLQLAKKEAGM from the coding sequence ATGAAAAGAGCATTGATAACTGGGATTACCGGACAGGATGGATCCTATCTTGCAGAACTACTGCTGGACAAAGGCTATGAAGTACACGGAATCGTGCGTAGAGCGTCTGTATCAACGACGGCTCGTATTGATCATATCCTAGACAAACTGATCATTCACGAGGGCGACCTCTCTGATTCCTCCAGCATCATGCGCATTGTGCTGAAGGTTCAGCCGGACGAGATATATAATCTTGCGGCGCAGAGCCATGTACAGGTGAGCTTCGATGCGGCGGAGTACACCGGAGATGTTGATGCACTTGGCGTCCTTCGTATTCTTGAGGCTGTACATACTGCTGGCTTGGATAAGACATGTCGGATATACCAGGCAAGTACAAGTGAACTGTATGGCAAGGTAGAGGAAGTGCCTCAGAACGAGAATACTCCTTTTCACCCTTATTCCCCCTATGCTATTGCAAAGCAATATGGATACTGGATGATCAAGGAATATCGTGAAGCTTATGGCATGTTCGCATGTAATGGAATCCTCTTCAACCATGAATCTGAACGGCGTGGAGATAATTTCGTAACGAGGAAGATTACGCTTGCTGCGGGACGTATTGCTTGTGGCCTGCAGGACCATTTAGAACTTGGAAATCTTGATTCTCTCCGGGATTGGGGTTATGCCAAGGACTATGTTGAATGTATGTGGCTGATTCTTCAGCAGGATGAGCCGGATGATTGTGTAATCGCTACAGGCGTACAGCATACTGTTCGTGAGTTCACAACACTTGCATTTGCCAATGATGGCATTGAGCTTGAGTGGAAGGGTGAAGGCATGGATGAGAAGGGATATGACAAGAAAACCGGGAAGATGGTGGTTTGCGTCAATCCGAAGTGGTATCGTCCTACTGACGTTGTAAACCTTTGGGGGGATCCTACCAAAGCGAGAACAAAGCTGGGTTGGAATCCCCAGAAGACAAGTTATGAAGAACTGTGTAGAATTATGGCTGAGCATGATCTTCAGCTGGCTAAGAAAGAAGCAGGTATGTGA